A stretch of Nitrospirota bacterium DNA encodes these proteins:
- a CDS encoding nuclear transport factor 2 family protein, translated as MYIRHSRLACGVLLLGVTVVSQGCQTSAPPIASDVSGTHVSQGADLQGDEKQIQAILAMFKKAEEAVHRKDLDALMALYADDYKHGGYNKDGVRAVWSDLFARHRDFAGAHIFSKIKVEPGKPIPLAHVTCTGGLWAVSDETGQRVNIDSWYGEVHHVTFDHGAWHLAGTFWEIPRGKESRPAFLPHPFF; from the coding sequence ATGTACATCCGGCACTCACGACTCGCGTGTGGAGTATTATTGCTCGGCGTCACCGTTGTTTCCCAGGGATGTCAAACCTCCGCTCCCCCCATTGCTTCTGACGTCAGCGGCACGCACGTGTCCCAAGGGGCGGATCTTCAAGGAGATGAAAAACAGATTCAGGCCATCTTGGCCATGTTTAAAAAAGCCGAGGAAGCTGTGCACCGTAAGGATCTGGACGCATTAATGGCGCTCTATGCCGACGATTACAAGCATGGCGGGTACAACAAGGACGGGGTGCGAGCGGTGTGGAGCGATCTGTTCGCCCGTCATCGCGATTTTGCAGGAGCCCATATTTTTTCGAAGATCAAGGTGGAGCCCGGCAAACCGATACCGCTGGCCCATGTCACGTGCACGGGCGGTCTCTGGGCAGTTTCCGATGAGACAGGTCAACGCGTGAATATCGATAGTTGGTATGGCGAGGTCCACCATGTGACGTTCGATCACGGGGCCTGGCATCTGGCCGGAACGTTTTGGGAAATTCCGCGAGGCAAAGAGTCGCGTCCTGCCTTCTTGCCCCATCCCTTCTTCTGA
- a CDS encoding cytochrome c, whose amino-acid sequence MQKLLICCVLFVLFLGASINVDMHLARASDGGPQGADKNSLSGMASRHPMGDSKRGEGLYNASCVVCHGSRAAGGIGPRLAGNPVLSNEQAFWKVVSEGRHVMPPLKDAVTKRQMADIQAWLKTLP is encoded by the coding sequence ATGCAAAAGTTGTTGATCTGTTGTGTCCTCTTTGTGTTGTTCCTGGGAGCTTCCATCAACGTGGACATGCATCTCGCTCGGGCGAGCGACGGCGGCCCACAGGGCGCCGACAAAAATAGTTTAAGCGGGATGGCTTCGAGGCATCCCATGGGGGACAGTAAACGAGGAGAGGGACTCTACAACGCCAGTTGCGTCGTCTGCCATGGCTCACGAGCGGCAGGAGGGATCGGCCCTCGATTGGCGGGGAATCCCGTGCTGTCGAACGAGCAGGCATTCTGGAAAGTTGTCTCCGAAGGGCGGCATGTGATGCCGCCATTGAAGGACGCGGTGACCAAGCGACAGATGGCCGACATCCAGGCCTGGCTGAAGACGCTGCCGTGA
- a CDS encoding acetate--CoA ligase family protein, which yields MPQSPHRSTVDSLKPLFHPRSVAVIGASRETSHIGYRLLESLLGSRFAGTIVPVNPHATEIAGLPVFPSLRAIPGPVDLALIAVPPNAVLAVIDDCAAKQVPAAILITAGFAETGTLGISLEQQLQEKVRLHGIRLIGPNCFGLMNLDPAVRLNATYTPIFPPAGRVAIASESGGLGLAVVTAASRLNLGLSSFVSVGNHADVTVNDLLEYWEQDPATDVILLYLETVVDPQRFRQIAERVGRKKPIVVLKAGRTEAGQSAAGSHTAAMATNDTAVDALFTRCGVIRAKTLEEFLALATGLSAQRIPAGRNVGILTNSGGPGVLCADSCAAEGLTVSELSQQTQCALASFLPPTAALRNPVDVIGFATEDQHAQAVETMLKANEIDALIIMHVSVRVKDNDPVAAGITRGISIARLATGRNKPVYICWMAEGDLERAFTVEGETIPTYPHPEIPARIISRAVAYESWKRQPAGQAPSYADADLSKAKSICAKALSERGSGWLTTEETHALLTAMKLPLVQGSVATSAEEAVKLASKIGFPVALKLASHKIVHKTEIGAVRLNLVDEQAVLAAFEAIRSRLAQDHKLDAMEGVLIQPMLSGGVEVMVGMTRDPLFGPLLAFGLGGIHVEILNDVQFRITPLTDRDAAQMVREIKGYRLLQEYRGQPAADVEAIEEVLLRISWLVEEIPEISELDLNPVFAQPKGRGCKIVDARIRIDSNASPKI from the coding sequence ATGCCTCAATCCCCACACCGTTCCACAGTTGATTCGCTGAAGCCGTTGTTTCATCCTCGTTCCGTTGCCGTCATCGGTGCGTCGCGCGAGACATCACACATCGGCTACCGGCTGCTTGAATCCTTGCTGGGAAGCCGCTTCGCCGGAACGATCGTCCCGGTCAATCCTCATGCAACCGAGATTGCAGGGCTTCCAGTCTTTCCCTCGCTGAGAGCTATTCCAGGCCCTGTCGATCTTGCCCTCATCGCTGTGCCTCCCAACGCAGTCCTCGCTGTCATCGACGACTGCGCCGCGAAGCAGGTTCCGGCAGCCATCCTCATCACGGCGGGATTTGCTGAAACCGGCACATTAGGGATCTCGCTCGAACAGCAGCTGCAAGAAAAAGTCCGTCTGCACGGGATACGCCTGATCGGGCCAAATTGTTTCGGACTCATGAACCTCGATCCTGCCGTGCGTCTCAACGCGACCTATACGCCAATATTCCCTCCCGCCGGTCGAGTCGCCATCGCCTCGGAAAGCGGCGGCCTCGGGCTCGCCGTGGTGACGGCAGCCAGCCGATTGAATCTCGGACTGTCCAGCTTCGTCAGCGTCGGAAACCATGCGGACGTCACCGTCAACGATCTTCTGGAGTACTGGGAACAGGACCCAGCCACCGACGTGATTCTGCTGTATCTCGAAACCGTCGTCGATCCTCAGAGGTTCAGACAGATCGCCGAGCGAGTAGGAAGAAAGAAACCGATCGTCGTACTGAAAGCGGGCCGGACAGAGGCCGGCCAATCTGCTGCAGGCTCACACACTGCGGCCATGGCCACGAACGACACAGCCGTTGATGCGTTGTTCACACGATGTGGGGTGATCCGGGCGAAAACATTGGAAGAGTTTCTGGCATTGGCTACCGGTCTCTCAGCTCAACGAATCCCTGCCGGTCGCAACGTCGGCATCCTGACGAATTCCGGCGGCCCTGGTGTCCTCTGCGCCGACAGTTGCGCGGCAGAAGGATTAACCGTATCGGAATTGTCCCAGCAAACACAATGCGCACTTGCGTCTTTTCTTCCTCCCACAGCGGCGCTCAGAAATCCTGTCGATGTCATCGGCTTTGCCACAGAAGATCAACATGCGCAGGCCGTTGAAACCATGCTCAAAGCAAACGAGATCGACGCCCTCATCATCATGCACGTATCGGTCAGAGTAAAAGACAATGACCCGGTGGCAGCAGGAATCACCAGGGGAATCAGCATAGCTCGGCTGGCCACAGGACGGAACAAACCGGTCTACATCTGTTGGATGGCAGAAGGAGACTTGGAGCGAGCGTTCACTGTCGAGGGAGAAACCATTCCCACCTACCCGCACCCTGAGATCCCAGCCCGCATCATCAGCCGTGCCGTGGCCTATGAATCCTGGAAACGACAGCCAGCAGGGCAAGCGCCCAGTTATGCGGATGCCGATCTCTCGAAAGCCAAATCGATCTGCGCCAAAGCGTTATCAGAACGCGGATCGGGCTGGCTCACCACAGAAGAAACCCATGCCCTCCTCACAGCGATGAAATTGCCTCTCGTCCAAGGTTCAGTGGCAACCAGCGCAGAAGAGGCAGTGAAGCTGGCAAGCAAGATCGGCTTTCCCGTAGCGCTAAAGCTCGCGTCTCATAAGATCGTTCACAAGACCGAGATCGGCGCGGTGCGTTTGAACCTGGTTGATGAGCAAGCCGTTCTCGCCGCCTTTGAAGCAATCAGGTCCAGACTCGCACAGGATCACAAGTTGGATGCAATGGAAGGAGTGCTGATCCAGCCGATGCTGTCAGGTGGCGTAGAAGTGATGGTCGGCATGACCCGCGATCCGCTCTTCGGTCCCCTCCTCGCCTTCGGCCTGGGCGGCATCCACGTCGAAATTCTCAACGATGTGCAGTTCCGGATCACTCCCCTCACCGACCGCGACGCAGCTCAGATGGTGCGCGAGATTAAAGGCTATCGATTGCTGCAAGAATACCGAGGCCAACCGGCAGCAGATGTGGAGGCGATCGAGGAGGTGCTGTTGCGAATTTCTTGGCTGGTCGAAGAGATTCCAGAAATCAGCGAACTCGACTTGAATCCGGTCTTCGCTCAGCCGAAAGGAAGAGGATGCAAGATTGTCGACGCCAGGATAAGGATTGATTCGAACGCATCTCCAAAGATTTAG
- a CDS encoding cytochrome c translates to MNIRVILSALVLVIGCSTWVAAQAVRGNPQAGQVVYEKNCLRCHGEKLDGNGPEGQYLIMRPANLQAIASRSKTDWELLITISHGAAFTPMHGFRGKLTDQQVMDVLAYVRMMAPFDPLS, encoded by the coding sequence ATGAACATTCGAGTGATACTGAGCGCGTTGGTACTGGTGATAGGATGCAGCACATGGGTCGCAGCCCAAGCGGTGCGTGGGAATCCTCAAGCAGGCCAAGTGGTCTATGAAAAGAATTGCCTGCGCTGTCACGGGGAGAAGTTAGACGGGAACGGACCGGAGGGACAGTATCTGATCATGCGCCCTGCCAACCTTCAGGCTATCGCCTCGCGATCCAAAACCGATTGGGAACTCCTGATTACGATCTCGCACGGGGCCGCCTTTACCCCCATGCACGGGTTCCGGGGAAAGCTCACCGATCAGCAAGTGATGGATGTGCTGGCCTATGTGCGAATGATGGCGCCATTCGACCCGCTCAGCTGA
- a CDS encoding universal stress protein, translating into MMNIVVGIDWSDEAFAAVAQVGLLYRPDEVVLVHGVDLGMFHYPIVAEAANLQGYDEFRHALMEAGRQAVERCRTLLPVETPSIKTLCEVQHPAAFILDSATAAKADLIAVGTHDHSRVTELFVGSISHHILLHATLPTLIVKGKARPIARVLMAVEGREDAIRQQAWLRAHPFKNPVALTILSVVPSLAIVEPHVMVGFQGWSEERKRQAQQTVSDTAKALAGPEFNVTTDVRMGDPVTTICEAGKTHDLIVVSSHGRKGLDRFLMGSVSHGIVHRAGCSVLVVR; encoded by the coding sequence ATGATGAACATTGTGGTTGGTATCGATTGGTCGGACGAAGCCTTTGCGGCAGTGGCGCAGGTGGGCTTGCTCTACCGCCCGGACGAGGTCGTCCTCGTTCATGGCGTCGACCTAGGCATGTTTCACTATCCCATCGTCGCCGAAGCCGCCAACCTGCAAGGGTACGACGAATTCCGTCATGCCTTGATGGAGGCCGGTCGCCAGGCCGTTGAACGCTGCCGCACCTTGCTGCCGGTCGAGACTCCCTCTATCAAGACCTTGTGCGAAGTCCAGCATCCGGCCGCCTTCATTCTCGACAGCGCGACGGCTGCGAAGGCCGACCTCATCGCCGTGGGCACTCACGACCACAGTCGGGTGACGGAATTGTTCGTCGGCAGCATTTCGCACCATATCCTGCTCCATGCCACACTCCCGACCTTGATCGTGAAAGGAAAGGCTCGACCCATCGCTCGTGTCCTCATGGCAGTGGAAGGCCGAGAAGATGCCATCCGTCAGCAAGCCTGGCTGAGGGCGCATCCCTTCAAGAATCCCGTGGCCCTCACGATCCTCTCGGTCGTGCCCTCGCTCGCCATCGTCGAACCTCACGTGATGGTGGGATTTCAAGGCTGGTCCGAGGAACGGAAGCGGCAGGCTCAACAGACCGTGAGCGACACGGCCAAAGCGTTGGCGGGCCCAGAGTTCAACGTCACCACGGATGTCCGCATGGGTGACCCTGTGACGACCATATGTGAAGCGGGAAAAACCCACGACCTCATCGTGGTCAGTTCCCATGGACGGAAGGGACTCGATCGATTTTTGATGGGCAGCGTCTCGCACGGGATCGTGCATCGGGCCGGCTGCTCCGTGCTCGTGGTGCGCTGA
- a CDS encoding phosphoribosyltransferase family protein encodes MTFRDRAHAGVLLAKELAIYRGDPNAVILALPRGGVVVGYELSVALHLPLEVFLTRKLRTVNNPDCAVGAVSETGALYVNQETADACRLSGEDIQELVLGEEGELRRQRTLYRQGRPLSALANRTVILVDDGIATGATLFATITSMAALSPRRVIVAMPVAPSDKSSRICPLVDQCVILTTPEPFSSVGALYADFEPVTDEQVLALLEAAHRERARSPSFSRT; translated from the coding sequence ATGACATTTCGCGATCGGGCTCATGCGGGTGTCTTGTTGGCCAAGGAGCTGGCTATATACCGGGGCGATCCGAATGCCGTCATTCTCGCCCTTCCACGTGGCGGGGTGGTCGTCGGCTACGAACTGAGCGTGGCCTTGCACCTGCCGCTGGAAGTCTTTCTGACGCGCAAGCTCCGCACCGTCAATAACCCGGACTGTGCGGTCGGGGCTGTCAGCGAAACGGGTGCCTTGTATGTGAACCAGGAGACAGCCGACGCCTGTCGACTATCCGGCGAAGACATCCAGGAACTGGTTCTGGGGGAAGAAGGGGAACTTCGGCGGCAGCGGACGCTCTATCGCCAAGGACGACCGCTCTCCGCTCTGGCCAACCGGACAGTCATCCTTGTCGACGACGGTATCGCGACAGGAGCGACGCTCTTCGCCACGATCACGTCCATGGCCGCCCTCTCCCCCCGTCGTGTGATTGTCGCCATGCCTGTCGCGCCAAGCGATAAAAGTTCGCGCATATGTCCGCTGGTCGACCAATGCGTGATCCTCACAACACCGGAGCCGTTCTCGTCTGTCGGAGCCCTCTACGCAGACTTTGAGCCAGTGACTGATGAGCAGGTCTTAGCCCTGCTGGAAGCGGCGCATCGCGAACGCGCCAGATCGCCATCGTTCTCTCGGACGTAA
- a CDS encoding universal stress protein, with product MRIAIGIDWSDQSFSAVQQTLLLFRPTTMTLVHGVDLGVYEYPAVAGAAALQGYEEFRQAMMDAGQELLQRTAALIPSNGIAVTQVREIGSPARIVLDQAEKADAELVVMGARGRGKLAELVLGSVSHRVLAHGTRTTLIVKGPPKRIRRALIALEGRQDAQMIRDWLTAHPFRDPVELSILTVVPSLQLADPSNMAHFERWADIANHSAEDLVKTTAAALMGPSSTVSVQVLSGDPAQTVAARASEFDLLIVGSHSRRGVARFLLGSVSHSLVHRVACPVLVVR from the coding sequence ATGCGCATCGCCATCGGCATCGACTGGTCGGACCAGTCATTTTCGGCCGTTCAACAGACCCTCCTCTTATTTCGTCCAACAACAATGACCCTGGTGCATGGAGTGGACTTGGGCGTCTACGAATATCCTGCTGTCGCCGGCGCCGCCGCGCTGCAGGGATACGAGGAGTTTCGGCAGGCGATGATGGATGCGGGCCAGGAATTGCTCCAACGGACTGCCGCCTTAATCCCATCCAACGGGATCGCCGTCACGCAGGTGCGCGAAATCGGATCGCCGGCCCGTATCGTGCTCGATCAGGCGGAAAAGGCCGATGCGGAGCTGGTGGTGATGGGCGCTCGCGGGCGCGGTAAACTGGCTGAATTGGTGCTCGGCAGCGTCTCCCATCGGGTCTTGGCCCACGGAACGAGAACGACGCTGATCGTGAAGGGCCCTCCGAAGAGAATCCGCCGTGCCTTAATCGCCCTCGAAGGCCGCCAGGACGCACAGATGATTCGCGACTGGTTGACCGCACATCCATTCCGCGATCCGGTGGAACTCTCGATCCTCACCGTCGTCCCGTCACTGCAGCTTGCCGACCCCTCCAACATGGCACACTTCGAACGCTGGGCGGATATCGCGAATCACTCAGCAGAAGATCTGGTCAAGACGACGGCCGCCGCGCTGATGGGGCCCTCCTCCACGGTGTCCGTCCAGGTATTGAGCGGCGACCCGGCCCAGACGGTCGCCGCTCGTGCGTCAGAATTCGACCTCCTCATTGTGGGGTCGCACAGCCGTCGAGGGGTCGCACGTTTCCTGCTCGGCAGCGTGTCGCACAGCCTCGTCCATCGGGTCGCCTGTCCGGTGCTGGTGGTGAGGTAA
- a CDS encoding BCAM0308 family protein, which yields MSTHSKIPSGLGTRRDKTYQEDEHDSYKLQGKLKEPTICPTCGAVFHQGRWTWDAKPAGAHETLCPACHRIHDKYPKGLVTIKGPFKDTQHDQLIGVVRNMEEKGKKEHPLSRIMGIESQPEGLVISTTDTHLPRRIGEALKQAYHGELELHYDQDEQFIRVTWTR from the coding sequence ATGTCCACACATTCCAAGATTCCGTCTGGGTTGGGAACGCGCAGAGACAAAACCTATCAAGAGGACGAACACGACTCCTATAAACTGCAAGGAAAGCTCAAGGAGCCCACGATCTGTCCGACATGCGGCGCAGTCTTTCACCAGGGTCGCTGGACCTGGGACGCGAAACCGGCCGGCGCACACGAGACGCTCTGCCCGGCTTGTCACCGCATTCACGATAAATATCCCAAGGGCCTCGTCACGATCAAAGGCCCGTTCAAAGATACCCAGCACGATCAGCTGATCGGTGTCGTCAGAAACATGGAAGAGAAGGGAAAAAAGGAACATCCGCTCTCCCGGATCATGGGGATTGAATCACAACCTGAGGGCCTGGTCATTTCGACGACCGATACCCACCTGCCCCGGCGCATCGGCGAGGCGCTGAAACAGGCCTACCACGGGGAACTGGAATTGCATTACGACCAGGATGAACAATTCATACGGGTCACATGGACTCGCTAA
- a CDS encoding phosphoribosyltransferase, giving the protein MSVIFKNREEAGRQLVAELLHYRDDPHGLILALPRGGVAVGYQLSLALHLPLDVFITRKIGAPGNPEYAIGAVAETGSHYLNQEAINSFSLSRHELERLIHVQEQEIARRKNLYRQGRPLPLLTGRTVLLVDDGIATGSTFMASALAIRNLQPRRLVGVIPVGPPSTIREVRSHVDELVILMTPDPFEAVGNFFVDFTQVEDRDVVEYLNLAEEAMLTRMPSSPAS; this is encoded by the coding sequence GTGTCAGTGATTTTCAAGAACCGTGAAGAGGCGGGCCGCCAGCTCGTGGCTGAATTGTTGCACTATCGTGACGACCCGCATGGTCTCATTCTGGCCCTTCCCCGCGGCGGTGTGGCAGTGGGCTATCAGCTCAGCCTGGCACTCCACCTTCCGCTGGATGTGTTCATCACCCGAAAAATCGGTGCGCCGGGCAATCCAGAATATGCCATTGGGGCGGTGGCCGAGACGGGATCGCACTATCTGAATCAAGAGGCGATCAACTCATTCAGCCTCTCCCGGCACGAGCTGGAGCGATTGATCCATGTCCAGGAGCAGGAGATCGCCAGACGTAAGAACTTGTACCGGCAGGGGCGGCCGCTGCCGCTCCTCACCGGGCGCACGGTGCTCTTGGTCGACGACGGCATCGCCACAGGCTCGACGTTCATGGCTTCGGCGCTCGCGATTCGAAATCTGCAGCCGCGCCGCCTGGTGGGCGTGATTCCGGTCGGTCCCCCGTCGACGATCCGTGAGGTTCGCTCACATGTGGACGAGCTGGTGATACTCATGACGCCGGACCCGTTCGAAGCCGTGGGGAATTTCTTCGTAGACTTCACACAAGTCGAGGATCGCGACGTCGTGGAATACTTAAATCTGGCCGAGGAGGCGATGCTCACACGCATGCCCTCGTCGCCAGCTTCGTAA
- a CDS encoding Hsp20/alpha crystallin family protein produces MSDLTRWEPVTTRWNPFKELEDMEKRLFGYLGRPAVRTETGKEAMTVAEWSPRVDITEDDKEYVIKADLPDVKKEDIKLTVQDNVMSISGERKYEKEEKGKKYHRVERSYGSFMRSFTVPNDADGSKVSAEYKDGVLNAHLPKSEKAKPKSIEVKVS; encoded by the coding sequence ATGTCTGACTTAACCCGTTGGGAACCGGTAACGACGCGCTGGAATCCATTCAAGGAATTAGAGGATATGGAAAAACGCCTCTTCGGCTATTTGGGCCGCCCCGCGGTTCGCACCGAGACCGGGAAGGAAGCGATGACCGTCGCCGAATGGTCTCCACGCGTCGACATTACAGAGGACGACAAGGAATATGTCATCAAGGCAGATCTACCAGATGTGAAGAAAGAAGACATCAAACTGACGGTTCAGGACAATGTGATGAGCATCTCCGGCGAACGAAAGTATGAGAAAGAGGAAAAAGGCAAGAAGTACCATCGCGTCGAGCGGTCATACGGAAGCTTTATGCGCAGCTTCACCGTGCCGAATGATGCCGACGGCAGCAAAGTCAGCGCGGAATACAAAGACGGAGTGCTGAACGCGCACCTGCCCAAATCGGAGAAGGCGAAACCGAAATCGATCGAGGTGAAGGTCTCGTAA
- a CDS encoding DUF2934 domain-containing protein: MKSVSIRSTTPKKNAPAPQQQQIANKPAAQKFQVLPLSPCDDLPSSIAKRAYELYSERGYRDGSALEDWLEAEREILSQVQSA; this comes from the coding sequence ATGAAATCCGTCAGCATTCGTTCCACAACACCAAAAAAGAACGCACCGGCTCCCCAGCAGCAGCAGATAGCCAACAAGCCGGCGGCGCAGAAATTTCAGGTGCTGCCGCTGTCGCCCTGCGATGACCTCCCGAGCTCGATCGCAAAACGAGCCTATGAGCTCTACAGTGAACGGGGATACCGGGATGGATCGGCGCTTGAGGATTGGCTCGAAGCGGAGCGGGAAATTCTCAGTCAGGTCCAGTCGGCCTGA
- a CDS encoding sugar phosphate nucleotidyltransferase gives MSLLNTSDQLWSIILAGGEGTRVSSLIHRWLGRPTPKQYCAFVGTRSMFQHTLDRAAKLSPPERIVTVAAHRHCREALAQLDGRGNSTILFQPANRDTAAGVFLPLTYIRARAPKATVVLYPSDHFVYPEARFLDAVRHAVRIAESQPDRLVMLGVAPDRLELDYGWILPGPSLAGLPDEPVRAVRWFLEKPGAAQADAALRAGALWNMLVFAANVDLLWTLGWQCLPDMMPLFERLGQAIGGPEEGRALEAIYRDMPAKNFSSHLLQRIPERLAVIELTGVLWSDWGKPERITETLRRIDRQPSFPLSCLDRPFVPFPFVAANGGLPLSLSSV, from the coding sequence GTGAGTCTACTAAATACCTCGGACCAGCTCTGGTCGATCATCCTAGCGGGAGGAGAGGGCACGCGGGTGAGTTCACTGATCCATCGCTGGTTGGGCCGGCCCACCCCGAAGCAGTACTGTGCCTTCGTCGGCACACGCTCCATGTTCCAGCATACGTTGGACCGGGCGGCCAAGCTGTCGCCGCCGGAGCGCATCGTGACGGTGGCCGCCCATCGCCATTGCCGCGAGGCGCTGGCGCAACTGGATGGCAGGGGAAATAGCACGATTCTCTTCCAGCCGGCCAATCGCGACACGGCAGCCGGTGTCTTCTTACCCTTGACCTATATCCGCGCCAGAGCCCCGAAGGCCACGGTTGTGCTCTACCCGTCGGATCATTTCGTCTATCCAGAAGCGCGGTTCCTCGACGCGGTCCGGCATGCGGTCCGGATCGCGGAGTCGCAACCTGATCGCCTGGTGATGCTGGGCGTCGCCCCGGATCGGCTGGAACTGGACTATGGTTGGATCCTCCCAGGCCCATCCCTCGCCGGACTGCCGGACGAACCGGTGCGAGCCGTCCGCTGGTTCCTGGAAAAACCGGGCGCTGCGCAGGCCGATGCCGCCTTACGGGCAGGCGCGCTCTGGAACATGCTGGTGTTTGCCGCCAACGTGGACTTGCTCTGGACGTTGGGCTGGCAATGCCTGCCGGACATGATGCCGCTCTTTGAGCGGCTGGGCCAGGCCATCGGAGGGCCGGAAGAGGGGCGCGCCCTCGAGGCGATCTACCGTGACATGCCGGCGAAGAATTTCTCCTCCCACCTGCTGCAACGCATCCCGGAGCGTCTGGCGGTCATCGAACTGACCGGCGTGCTCTGGAGCGACTGGGGCAAGCCGGAACGGATTACCGAAACGCTGCGGCGGATCGATCGGCAACCATCGTTCCCGTTGAGCTGTCTCGATCGGCCATTTGTCCCCTTCCCATTCGTTGCAGCGAATGGTGGGCTGCCCCTGAGTCTGTCATCCGTATAA